A single genomic interval of Lucilia cuprina isolate Lc7/37 chromosome 2, ASM2204524v1, whole genome shotgun sequence harbors:
- the LOC111682237 gene encoding phosphatidylinositol glycan anchor biosynthesis class U protein gives MDKTPIKWLILGGALRYYLANSEWGNILANRVEIATPLNSFKRVQEGIYLLKQGTNPYEGDMVHEIPIMLWFLLYASEFLQGLLPLLYVVVDISTAWILYKTSKIFVRKKLQQQCKELKLYAKDTEELQYQPIDESNIPFLVLMAYLFNPLAIFNCAGLTSTVFSNLFLSLALYGLVDFRVLIFFICVALEFQRNLYPIVLLAPVVLISKQDKKIKGIFHTVAFFSLLTTSLFLLNYKIMGKNNWNFIDGTLGFIFFYRDLQPNIGLFWYFFTEMFDHFRTMFLVTFQMNATVLYLVPLSLKLRKEPILLATILIGLMSIFRAYPCIGDVGFYLALLPLWKRSWKFMAHNFVVFCFFVVSLCMLPALWHLWIYSGSANANFYFGATLAFSTGQIFLVTDLLFAYVKREFCLFNGQKIIVDGKEAKIVLG, from the exons ATGGATAAAACGCCTATAAAATGGTTAATATTAGGTGGAGCCTTACGTTACTATTTGGCCAACAGTGAATGGGGCAATATATTGGCAAATCGTGTAGAAATAGCAACACCCTTGAATTCCTTTAAAAGAG taCAAGAAggcatttatttacttaaacaagGCACAAACCCCTATGAAGGCGATATGGTGCATGAGATACCCATTATGTTGTGGTTTCTACTTTATGCCTCTGAATTTTTGCAGGGTTTATTGCCCCTGTTGTATGTAGTGGTGGATATAAGCACAGCTTGGATTTTATACAAAACGAGTAAAATATTTGTAcgcaaaaaattgcaacaacaatgtaaagaattaaaattatatgcCAAAGACACAGAGGAGTTACAATATCAACCCATCGATGAGAGTAATATACCGTTTTTAGTACTCATGGCTTATTTGTTTAACCCTTTGGCCATTTTCAATTGTGCCGGTTTAACCTCTACCGTGTTTAGTAATTTATTTCTGTCTTTGGCCTTATATGGTTTGGTGGATTTCCGGGTGTTAATCTTTTTCATTTGTGTGGCTTTAGAGTTTCAGCGTAATTTGTATCCTATAGTTTTGCTGGCCCCAGTGGTGTTGATATCCAAAcaggataaaaaaataaaaggcaTTTTTCATACTGTGGCCTTTTTTAGTTTGCTGACAAcatctttgtttttgttaaactataaaataatggGAAAGAATAATTGGAATTTCATAGATGGCACTTTGGGTTTTAT CTTTTTCTATCGTGATTTGCAGCCAAACATTGGTTTGTTTTGGTATTTCTTTACCGAAATGTTTGATCATTTTCGCACCATGTTCCTGGTAACATTTCAAATGAATGCCACCGTTTTGTATTTGGTACCCTTGTCTCTAAAGTTACGCAAGGAGCCTATATTATTGGCCACTATTTTAATAGGTTTAATGTCCATTTTTAGAGCCTATCCCTGTATAGGTGATGTGGGCTTTTATTTAGCTCTCTTACCTTTATGGAAAAGATCTTGGAAAT ttATGGCCCACAACTTTGTTGTGTTTTGTTTCTTTGTGGTTTCCTTATGCATGCTGCCTGCTTTGTGGCATTTATGGATTTATTCCGGTTCAGCTAATGCCAATTTCTATTTTGGTGCCACTTTGGCTTTTTCCACCGGACag ATATTTCTAGTCACTGATTTATTGTTTGCCTATGTCAAGCGTGAATTTTGTTTATTCAATGGCCAGAAAATCATTGTCGATGGCAAAGAGGCCAAAATTGTTTTGGGTTAA
- the LOC111682236 gene encoding U3 small nucleolar ribonucleoprotein protein MPP10 has product MKTKKNNNKMPAVKAEPKIEDKLLQINQNLLKLTAEPDKFLIAQPEKCKDIEEMLQQMYGVTIESDRANQGNPEILPELVVEDMDVEQIWQQLEVRNNLAMNGLIKQTAKLLALREEKLEVHLKEDEDEANEMQLGQEEEEDDNDHDLEEEEEEDEMDNEEDDDEGEEEEEEEDLFKEKSKPKQKSKRKSIVDDKFFKLDEMEAFLEAEEAKEERKHKGKSLAQDDDGINYFAEDLGEEGEEDSEDEDSNPAYKDFFDVDEDLEEEEDKTKQNDKKKQKDHFADNAQEEDEDDVADKEGEHDENMDDEEDEEDQEEGNEEKQPLVSGEDSDDSEDSEKADEPKSSFEQRQARLEQRIRDYESEVLGEKPWQLKGEIQATSRPQNSLLEEVLEFESTVRPAPIITEETTRCLEDIIRQRIKDKAWDDVVRIVKPVNTPQEYRKKLVLDQEKSKESLAHIYEKEYQMEMEKLNPNRDPNEPEEPKEHQEIRKMMRELFVKLDALSNFHFTPKPVAPEPKIVTNTPAVAMEEVAPVAVSDAKLLAPEEVFRGPKYELVGKSERTKTDKNRALRKKKSKQRAIHNALEAKDLERQKKGIPLTKKEESAKLMKKLTKQRNVEKITSSNDQGALKSSKAFFSKLQDQATTAVKPTKKKQDAKSLSAKKLKL; this is encoded by the exons atgaaaacaaagaaaaataataacaaaatgccCGCCGTAAAAGCAGAACCTAAAATAGAAgataaattattgcaaataaatcaaaatctattaaaattaactGCTGAACCGGACAAGTTTCTTAT aGCTCAGCCAGAAAAATGTAAAGATATCGAGGAAATGTTGCAACAAATGTATGGTGTCACCATAGAAAGTGATAGAGCCAATCAAGGTAATCCAGAGATTTTGCCTGAACTGGTGGTGGAAGATATGGATGTAGAACAGATATGGCAACAGTTGGAAGTGCGTAATAATTTGGCTATGAACGGCCTGATAAAACAAACAGCTAAGTTATTGGCTTTGAGAGAGGAGAAATTGGAAGTTCACTTAAAAGAAGATGAAGATGAGGCAAATGAAATGCAATTAGGCCAAGAAGAGGAGGAAGACGATAATGACCATGACTTAGAGGAGGAAGAAGAGGAGGATGAAATGGACAATGAAGAAGACGATGATGAAGGCGAAGAGGAGGAGGAAGAAGAAgacttatttaaagaaaaatctaaacctaaacaaaaatctaaacgTAAATCTATAGTTGAtgacaaattctttaaattggATGAAATGGAAGCATTCTTAGAAGCCGAGGAAGCCAAGGAAgagagaaaacataaaggtAAATCATTGGCCCAAGATGATGATGGTATCAATTACTTTGCTGAAGATTTAGGAGAAGAAGGGGAAGAGGATTCCGAGGACGAGGATTCAAATCCTGCATATAAAGATTTCTTTGATGTGGACGAAGATTTAGAAGAAGAGGAGgataaaacaaaacagaatgacaaaaagAAACAGAAAGATCATTTCGCTGATAATGCACAAGAAGAGGACGAAGATGATGTAGCGGATAAAGAAGGAGAACACGATGAAAATATGGATGATGAAGAAGATGAGGAAGATCAAGAAGAAGGGAAtgaagaaaaacagcctttagTTTCTGGAGAAGATTCGGATGATTCCGAAGACAGTGAAAAAGCCGATGAACCTAAATCATCTTTTGAGCAAAGACAAGCTAGATTAGAACAACGCATACGTGATTATGAATCAGAGGTTTTAGGAGAAAAACCTTGGCAACTTAAGGGTGAAATACAGGCCACTTCACGTCCTCAGAATTCTTTACTTGAAGAGGTATTAGAATTTGAATCAACTGTACGCCCTGCTCCTATTATAACAGAAGAAACTACCCGTTGTCTGGAAGATATTATTAGACAACGTATTAAAGACAAAGCCTGGGATGATGTCGTGCGTATCGTCAAACCAGTTAACACGCCACAAGAGTACCGCAAAAAACTTGTACTGGATCAGGAAAAATCCAAAGAATCCTTAGCCCACATCTATGAAAAGGAATATCAAATGGAAATGGAAAAACTCAATCCCAATCGTGATCCAAATGAACCCGAAGAACCTAAAGAACATCAGGAAATACGCAAAATGATGCGTGAATTATTTGTTAAACTTGATGCTTTATCCAACTTCCACTTTACACCAAAACCTGTGGCACCAGAAcctaaaattgttacaaatacaCCGGCTGTTGCTATGGAAGAAGTGGCTCCCGTTGCCGTTAGTGATGCTAAACTATTGGCACCCGAAGAAGTATTCCGTGGTCCGAAATATGAATTGGTTGGCAAATCAGAACGTACTAAGACAGATAAGAATCGTGCTTTAcgcaaaaagaaatcaaaacaaaGGGCCATACACAATGCCTTGGAGGCCAAGGATTTGGAACGCCAGAAGAAGGGTATTCCACTGACGAAGAAGGAAGAAAGTGCCAAGCTAATGAAGAAACTAACAAAACAGAGAAATGTGGAAAAG ATTACATCCAGCAACGATCAAGGTGCATTGAAATCATCCAAGGCTTTCTTCTCCAAATTACAAGATCAAGCAACAACTGCcgtaaaaccaacaaaaaagaaacaagatgCCAAATCCTTATCAgcgaaaaagttaaaattatag